The genomic region GTCATTATAATCGTCTGCATTCTGATGGGGGTTGTTGCGAGTTGCCGCACCACCTTCCCTGTTTGGATGTGTTTTGGGGCTGTAATGTTATATCCCCTATCTCTGTTGCTAGTTTACATTCTTGAATATGTTTTTGGGTGGTCATAGACGTCAGTTTTAAGCTGCTTTTCATTGATTCATAAGACAATAAATTTGAAATCATCTTGTTATCATGAAACAAAGCCAAGTTCTTGGCTCAACTAAACTCAGAAGGAACTCTTGGCCTGATTGATTAGACTCTTCCTATGCCAGACAAAACACGAAGAGGAGGGATGCTTTGCTGGTTTCTGAAGAAGTTATGTGGATCAACTTTGCTCTTCACTTCTGCAAGTCTCTTGAAATTGTTCTTGAAGTACTTTCTCCCCCAACTACTTGCTTCCATGTAGCTTGTGTTGGTGCCTCTGTTGTTGGTCCCCAACTCAAGGTCCTTATAATTGATATAGGCACCCCTTGGGGAGTTTGACACATAAGGCTTCATAAACCTATAAAGCATATCCAGCCAATACATATGTTTGTTGGCTTCACTAACCTCATTCACATCCCACTTCACTAGGTACTGTATGTTGTACAGATTCCCTTTCCTATGAGGAAATGGAATTTCAAATTCCGAAATCTCAGCCATTTTTCCACCATAGGGGTCCAGTATCATGAAAACTAGTTGTTCTTGCATGAACCTCTCCCAAATCCCTTGTAGCACGATTTCTGGAATAGGGTTTACTACATAGTCGGATTTGGCCTTGAAATTGCTCTTGTAGAGTACCTCCTTAGACAACAAGACCTCCAAAGGCTGGTCTTTTTTATATCCAGCGAAGTACTGAGCAGATTGGACCCAACTCATTTCAATGCAGTCTTTTGCTTCCAAACCCAACTCTGGAAAGCTCTGTTTCATCAATGGCATGAGTGTCTCGATCCCTCCCAGAAACAAAGAATTGAAATCGGCTTGGACTTGTTTCTGACTCCCACTCCCTACATTTTGAAGGATGACTCTCATGAAAAGATCCTCATGGAAGTTGTGTGCAATGTACTGCCACCTATTCACAAGGCTACTTCCACCTTGTGAAATTAACTTGCTCACTGTAAAACCTGTCACAACTTTTGGGACCTGAACCAATTTGATCTTCCATGAAACAATGATCCCAAAACTTGCTCCCCCACCTCCTCTAATGGCCCAAAACAGGTCCTCACCCATTGTTTTTCTGTTCATGATTTTCCCATTTGCATCAATCAAAATTGCATCTATGACATGGTCAGCTGCTAGGCCATATTTTCTAATCAAAGTCCCAAATCCACCACCACTAAAATGACCTCCAACTCCAACAGTTGGGCAAATCCCAGCTGGGAATCCATGGACATCACTTTTCTTCCCAATGCTATAGTAAAGCTCACCTAGTGTAGCTCCTGACTGAACCCAAGCTGTTTCATCTGCAAGGTTGATATCAATGGACTTGAAGTTGATCATGTCAATGATGATGAAGGGGGTCTTGCAGAGATATGAGAGCCCTTCATAGTCATGACCTCCACTTCTGACCCTGATTTGTATGCCACGTTTTTTGCTGCACAGCACAGCTGCATGGATTTCGGACTCGTTGAAAGGTGTTAGAATGAGAAGAGGCTTTGATGTGGAGTTTAGCCATCTAGGGTTTTGTTGTGAGGATTTCAAGATAGATGAATAAGAAGATGAGTTTGAGGTGTGGATAATTTGAGAGACTTCGCTGTAGTAACTGAGTTGAGTTGTCATGCACAGCCTGAGAGGTTCAGTGGTTGGATCAGAACTTGCACATGAAACTAAACTCAGAAACAAAGAAAGCACTAGTACTAAGAACTCCATCTCTTGCAGATTTGAGCTTGAGACGTCTTTGGTTGGCCACACATATACATCTGCTTCATGCACTTATATGCTTAGTACGTTCGGCTTGTTATCCTGCTACACTGCATATAAACAAAGAGCTAAAGTGAAATTAGTGATGATTACTATGCAGCAAACAAGAGGATCTACCAGTTTTGGCCTTTTTTTATTTACTTCTGTCGGTATTCATCAATTAAAGTCTGTGCCTTATCGAATGCCCATTGCCAAGTTACCCACAATGTGTCGACATGTAATGTAAGCAACCTCTTGTACTTCTGGCTATATTTTCATGGATATTGCTAAACAATCACCGAGTCCCAATCTACACCAGAAGAGATCAACAAAAGGTCTGACGCCCTGGCCTTATATATATGATAAATTGTCAGAAATTTCTACTAATTTAACATGGTAACTCAAACCAATTTACTGTAATTGATTGAAGTAGGTAGCTGCATGCTTGCTTCCTTGTCATTGGCATTTGGTTCTGCTTATGATTCGTGTTTGCATGCAAAATAAGTAGCTATGTGTCAAATTGCATGCATATATAGTTGATTAATGCACTTCTAGTTCTTTCTCGGTCTGTCTGTTTCTTCCGGTTTTTTCCTAGCCTTCTAGTGTCCAAAATGGATTGTATCCAACTCATTTCCCTGCAGTCCTTGGGCTTCAAACCTAACTCTGGAGCCAATCAATCGGACTAATTGATCAATGGTTCCTAGAAATAATGCATTGAAATTTGCTTGAATTGTTGCTATCCCTTTTGAATCTTTCACTACGAAGAAGATTATTCTTATGAACAAATCCTCAGGTACTTGGTCCCTTCAACAAATCAGTTATTCTTATGACATAGCTCTATAAAAATGAACCATGAATGCGATTAACAAACAACAAACCAGTTTTTACCGAAAAAAAAGGTCCATGAGATCATACTGTATGTTGCTTATTTTGTGTTATTTCTTTCCTTGGATTGAGCTCAATCAGTGCAATTAGGAATAATCAAGATGTCTCTTCAGATTCTTCCATGTTTCAATACTGTGAATCTGCTTCTGGCACTTGTAACCCAATACAGAAAATGATGCACTCTAGAAGTTAATCATTGATAATCTTTACCAACTTATCAAGGCTAGGTGTTAAAGTTGCCAACACAAAGCTAGTGGTTCTTGGAGAAGCATTGCGCCTAAATCAATAGGTCTTTTGAAGTGGACTACACCGTGCTGATGAGACACATAACAGGGGCAATTCTCTGCAAATTTAACACATCAATCCATTGATAGAATTTCTTGTACAGCACAACACATTTCATCCATCTTTAGGTCCTCTACTCAAGCCTCAGGTTCAACTGTTCAAGTGTTCAACAACACCACAATCGAAAGCCTCGAGTCATGTTAGCCATAGTAGGCTCAGTGGGCAATCCCAGTTGGTAGTGGGGACTGGGGAGGCCACGTTATAGGACACTCTGGTGTTAAATAATAATCCACAAAACACTGTGAAGACTATTTACCCCAAAGGACTGACACCAACATCACATGACATTTGCATTAGCTCATCAAGGTGATACCAAGACACATTTCATGCTTCTATAAAGCAACACACACTAAGCTGATTCCTCAACATAAGTACCAAGAGAGTTAAACAAGGCAGCATGGTGCTTCCAAACTGTTCAAAGTTTCTGCTGTTTCCTTTTCTTCTCCTGCTATCGTCTTCATCTTCTTTGGCACATTCTCCATCATCTAGTGAAGACGTTTTTAGCCAGTGCCTCTCGTATCACTCTAAGGTTTCAATTTCATTCTCAAGCACCATTTTTACCCCAAACAACTCTGCCTTCACCACCATCCTACAATCAACTGCGGAGAACCTCAGATACGTAGTCCCTTCAGCACCAAAGCCAGAGTTCATTTTTACACCAACACATGATTCCCATGTTCAAACTGCTGTTATTTGCTCAAAACAGCTGGGAATACATCTTAGAGTCCGGAGTGGAGGCCACGACTACGAGGGTCTCTCCTATGTGTCCGAAATTGAAACACCTTTCATCGTCCTAGATCTTGCCAAACTTCGATCAGTTAATGTTGATATCCAACAGAACAGTGCATGGATTCAAGCTGGTGCCACCATTGGCGAAGTTTACTACAGAATTGCAGAGCAAAGCGCAACACATGGCTTCCCCGCCGGTCTTTGCACGAGTCTAGGTGTGGGAGGTCATATAACCGGAGGTGCATATGGTTCCATGATGAGAAAATATGGCCTTGGGGTTGATAATGCTGTCGATGCTCAAATAGTTGATGTAGACGGCAGAATTCTTGACCGAGAGACCATGGGAGAGGACCTGTTTTGGGCAATCAGAGGAGGTGGAGGAGCAAGCTTTGGAATTATCCTGTGGTGGAAGATAAAGCTGGTTCCAGTTCCATCAACTGTGACAGTTTTTACAGTTGCCAGGACCTTGGAACAAGATGGAACAAAGCTCCTACATAGGTGGCAACAAGTGGCTGCTACTGAGCTTGATGAAGATCTTTTTATTAGAGTTATCATACAACTAACAAGTGACAGCAAAAGTGGCAAGAGAACTGTCACAACTCTTTACCAAGCTCAGTTCCTCGGAGGGGTTGAAAGACTCCTCTATGTTATGCAAACAGGCTTCCCGGAACTGGGATTGACCCGAAAAGATTGTACTGAAACCAGTTGGATCAAATCTGTGATGTACATTGCAAACTATCCTAATGGAACTCAACCAGAGATTCTGCTCCAAGGAAAATCTACAACCAGGAGTTACTTCAAAGCCAAATCAGACTTTGTCAAAGATCCGATCCCTGAGACCGGGCTTGAGGGACTGAGGAAAAGGTTGATGGAAGAAACCAATCCTGTGTTGATTTGGACACCATATGGGGGAATGATGAGCAAGATATCGGAGTCGGATACACCTTTCCCTCACAGGAAAGGAGTCCTCTTCAAGATTCAGTACCTGACTATATGGCAAGCTGCAAATCAAGACGAGGCAAAGCACATGGACTGGATTAGGAAGCTTTACAACTACATGGCTCCTTATGTCACAATGTTTCCGAGGCAAGCATATGTGAACTATAGGGACCTTGATTTGGGGATCAACAAGAAGAGCAATTTAAGTTTCATTGAAGCAAGTTCTTGGGGTTATAGGTATTTCAAGGACAACTTCAACAGACTGATAAAAATTAAGACCAAAGTGGATCCTTATAACTTCTTCAGGCATGAGCAAAGCATCACACCTCTTCCACTCACTGTAGGAAGAACAATGAACTAGATATGATGGTGGTAGCAAAGTAAAGGGCTATGAGTTTTTTTTATCAAAGTTAGCATAAAACTTCATCTGTTTGAAAAATAGTAATCCTGAATCTAAATTTACCAAGAGTAATAACCAGCAAATTGGAGAGTATAGTCAGACCAAGTTTATATGCAGGAATAATGATTGAATAAATGTGTCAATGATATGCAGCAATCTATGTAGCAATCCTGATCACTAATATAATACTAGGTACTATTGTGTGTATTTTATATTCTAGTGCTCATTGCCCCAAGTAGTTCAAAATGAACTCTGGATTCTGAAATCTCAACAATCATATTCTTCCTTGATGGATGTAATATGCTCCTAAGAGTAATCCTCAAGTCAGTGACCAAGTAAACTAAATATAATTGGACACAATCAAAGAATAAAGTTTACATGCATTAGAGACTTTACTTGCTACACTTCTTGAAATTTCATAATATACAGAGGTCAAGATATATCCACAATTTCTTAATATAACTAGTCCTGCTCCTGTTATAACTTTGTAATAACAAAGACAATTTAATGGAGTTGAACCTCTCATACGTACCTTCAGTCTTTCTCTTGATAAGCCACCAATAGGCCAACATGATAAGAAAAAGTGCCAGCAGAACAGGTAAAAGTAGAACAACAAGAGTTCCCCTTCTTCTAAGGAAACCTCTTGGTTTTCTGTCATTCTCAGCTGCAAGTGAAAGCAAGTAAGAAATTAAAAACAGATCACCATGACAAGGAGCATTTACATGCAAGCCAAAATTTCCAGTACGGTGATGCCTAGCAAAATCATAATCTCATTTGAGTAGTACCTGACTCAGTTCCATCTGCTCGAACATAGAAATCTTTTCCCTGCTCTGCCAATATTAAACTGTCCATCAATTCCCCATACCATGCCATGCAACCACCACCTCCATCAATTTGTAGACTTGCATATGCGACACATGAACAATTGTTCTTCTTACACTCACTTTCACCCATCTTTGTGTCCAGCAAAGCTGATATTGATGCATATGGAAGCTTCACATGTTCCACCTTCACAAATTTCTTTCCACACTTGTCAGATTCTTCTACCTGCTTACTCACACACCCATCTGACCAGATCCCCTCAGACCAATTCACTGAAGAATTTGGTTGATACCCTGGCAAACATGAACA from Fragaria vesca subsp. vesca linkage group LG3, FraVesHawaii_1.0, whole genome shotgun sequence harbors:
- the LOC101306416 gene encoding tetrahydrocannabinolic acid synthase-like, whose amino-acid sequence is MEFLVLVLSLFLSLVSCASSDPTTEPLRLCMTTQLSYYSEVSQIIHTSNSSSYSSILKSSQQNPRWLNSTSKPLLILTPFNESEIHAAVLCSKKRGIQIRVRSGGHDYEGLSYLCKTPFIIIDMINFKSIDINLADETAWVQSGATLGELYYSIGKKSDVHGFPAGICPTVGVGGHFSGGGFGTLIRKYGLAADHVIDAILIDANGKIMNRKTMGEDLFWAIRGGGGASFGIIVSWKIKLVQVPKVVTGFTVSKLISQGGSSLVNRWQYIAHNFHEDLFMRVILQNVGSGSQKQVQADFNSLFLGGIETLMPLMKQSFPELGLEAKDCIEMSWVQSAQYFAGYKKDQPLEVLLSKEVLYKSNFKAKSDYVVNPIPEIVLQGIWERFMQEQLVFMILDPYGGKMAEISEFEIPFPHRKGNLYNIQYLVKWDVNEVSEANKHMYWLDMLYRFMKPYVSNSPRGAYINYKDLELGTNNRGTNTSYMEASSWGRKYFKNNFKRLAEVKSKVDPHNFFRNQQSIPPLRVLSGIGRV
- the LOC101306708 gene encoding tetrahydrocannabinolic acid synthase-like; translated protein: MVLPNCSKFLLFPFLLLLSSSSSLAHSPSSSEDVFSQCLSYHSKVSISFSSTIFTPNNSAFTTILQSTAENLRYVVPSAPKPEFIFTPTHDSHVQTAVICSKQLGIHLRVRSGGHDYEGLSYVSEIETPFIVLDLAKLRSVNVDIQQNSAWIQAGATIGEVYYRIAEQSATHGFPAGLCTSLGVGGHITGGAYGSMMRKYGLGVDNAVDAQIVDVDGRILDRETMGEDLFWAIRGGGGASFGIILWWKIKLVPVPSTVTVFTVARTLEQDGTKLLHRWQQVAATELDEDLFIRVIIQLTSDSKSGKRTVTTLYQAQFLGGVERLLYVMQTGFPELGLTRKDCTETSWIKSVMYIANYPNGTQPEILLQGKSTTRSYFKAKSDFVKDPIPETGLEGLRKRLMEETNPVLIWTPYGGMMSKISESDTPFPHRKGVLFKIQYLTIWQAANQDEAKHMDWIRKLYNYMAPYVTMFPRQAYVNYRDLDLGINKKSNLSFIEASSWGYRYFKDNFNRLIKIKTKVDPYNFFRHEQSITPLPLTVGRTMN
- the LOC101303097 gene encoding G-type lectin S-receptor-like serine/threonine-protein kinase At1g11410-like produces the protein MDRVVGSAKVQCHPYGHCGTFSECSLDNIQSECSCLPGYQPNSSVNWSEGIWSDGCVSKQVEESDKCGKKFVKVEHVKLPYASISALLDTKMGESECKKNNCSCVAYASLQIDGGGGCMAWYGELMDSLILAEQGKDFYVRADGTESAENDRKPRGFLRRRGTLVVLLLPVLLALFLIMLAYWWLIKRKTEGTYERFNSIKLSLLLQSYNRSRTSYIKKLWIYLDLCIL